One Gammaproteobacteria bacterium genomic window carries:
- a CDS encoding BON domain-containing protein — translation MKRSALIVALLSTVSVTAVVTGCASDKPMPAQRAGTFVDDSYLTTAVKTKLLGDTGLKSFDIHVETTHQVVALSGTLPTQALKDQAETVAKSVDGVKDVVNNIEVKSD, via the coding sequence ATGAAGAGAAGCGCTTTGATCGTCGCCCTGCTGTCGACAGTATCGGTAACGGCCGTCGTCACTGGCTGTGCCAGCGACAAGCCCATGCCCGCCCAGAGGGCTGGGACTTTCGTGGATGACTCCTACCTCACCACGGCCGTGAAGACCAAGCTCCTGGGTGACACGGGCCTGAAGTCCTTCGACATCCATGTCGAGACCACCCATCAGGTGGTCGCGCTGAGCGGCACCCTGCCGACCCAGGCGCTGAAGGACCAGGCCGAGACCGTGGCCAAGAGCGTGGACGGTGTGAAGGACGTGGTCAACAACATCGAAGTGAAATCCGACTGA